ACCGCCGTGTACGTAAAAACGTCGTGACGACGGTTCCGTGACGACAGTTCGAGTCCGTCGATTCCTCGTCGGTTCGGTCGTTACCGGTCGTACCCGCGTTCTCGTCCGCTTCGAGTGCGCTGGGTCAGCGGCTACTCGCTCGATAAATCATATATTGCAATATTAAATCGAGTGCGCGACGGAATTGCTTTCCGTCGTGCTGTCCTGCGAACGAGCATGACAGCGCTTGCCGACCGCGAGTGGCGGCTCATCACCGACGACGCCCGCGAGGGGGCGACACAGATGGCGCTCGAGGAGGTCGCCGCCAGAACGGCCCTCGAGGACGACCTGCGGACGGTTCGGGTCTACTCGTGGGAGCCGAGTACCCTCTCGCTGGGGTACCGGCAGGAGCCCGAATCGGTCGACTGGGAGTACTGCGAGCGGGAGGAGATCGACGTCACGCGCAGACAGACCGGCGGCGGCGGAATCTACCACGATCGGTACGCCGACATCTCGTACACGATCGTCGCACCGGCCGACGAGGTTCCCGGGGATCTGATGGACTGTTACGCCCTGTTCTGCGAGCCGATTCTCGAGGCGTTCGACCGGATGGGAATCGACGCGGACTTCGCCGCCGCGGAGCAGGAGTCGATCTACTACCCCTCCTGCTACCTCCGAGACATCAATCCTGCACACGACGTCGTCGCACCCGCGAGTGCTGGCGCGGACGCGAAGAAGATCAGCGGCAACGCCCAGTATCGCCAGCGCGACGTCGTGATTCAGCACGGTTCGTTGAGCTACGACCTCGAGCCCGGCCACCACGTCGGCGTATTCGACACCGACGTCACGCCGGAGACGTTTGCCGGTCGGGTGACCAGCATCCGCGAGCAAGCGGGTATCGACCGCGACACCGCCGTCGAGACGATCGCCGACTCGCTTCGGGACTGGTGTGACGCCGTGGACGGTGACTGGCAGGAGGACGAACTCGAGGCCGCTCGCGCTCTCGCCGACCGGAAGTTCGGGACCGACGCCTGGGTCCGGAATCGGGAGGTGCTCGAGGCGGACGGCCAGTAGTGATTCGGCGACTCCGTTATACCTATCACGAGCGGGTACCGACTGGCTGCCATGAACGTCGGCGCACACGTTTCGATCTCCGGCTCGCGCGTCTCCTCCGACGACGAAACACCGCCCTACAGCGACATCCGAAACGCGGTTCACCGCCAGCTCGCGTTCGGCGGCAACTGCGGACAGGTGTTCACGACCTCGCCGCAGGTCTGGGCTCAGCCCGAGCTGAGCGACGAGGCCGCGGCGGGCTTTCGCGAGGAGAGCGACGAACTGCTCGAGGGACCGTGGGTGATCCACTCCGCCTACCTCGTCAACCTCTGTACGCCGAAAGACGACCTTCGCCGGAAATCGAAAGAGAGCATGCAGGCGGAACTCGACGCCGCCGAAAAACTGGGAATTCCGTACGTAAACGTCCATCTCGGCGCCCACACGGGTGCCGGCGTCGAGGGCGGCCTCGACAACGCG
This DNA window, taken from Natronococcus sp. CG52, encodes the following:
- a CDS encoding lipoate--protein ligase family protein, yielding MTALADREWRLITDDAREGATQMALEEVAARTALEDDLRTVRVYSWEPSTLSLGYRQEPESVDWEYCEREEIDVTRRQTGGGGIYHDRYADISYTIVAPADEVPGDLMDCYALFCEPILEAFDRMGIDADFAAAEQESIYYPSCYLRDINPAHDVVAPASAGADAKKISGNAQYRQRDVVIQHGSLSYDLEPGHHVGVFDTDVTPETFAGRVTSIREQAGIDRDTAVETIADSLRDWCDAVDGDWQEDELEAARALADRKFGTDAWVRNREVLEADGQ